The proteins below are encoded in one region of Dehalococcoidales bacterium:
- a CDS encoding universal stress protein: protein MGEDGLTAGYQVKIGNAADQIIDYANEVTSDLVAMSTRGQTALNLWSLGSVAQKVLLGGDSPLMLIKG from the coding sequence CTGGGCGAGGACGGCTTGACCGCCGGTTACCAGGTGAAAATCGGCAACGCCGCCGACCAGATTATCGACTACGCCAATGAGGTCACCAGTGATTTGGTGGCGATGTCCACCCGCGGCCAGACCGCCCTGAACCTGTGGTCGCTGGGCAGCGTAGCGCAGAAAGTCCTGCTCGGCGGAGATTCGCCGCTGATGCTCATCAAGGGATAA
- a CDS encoding nuclear transport factor 2 family protein produces the protein MPMTLAELEAEVISLKKQVAGLAWTKDYLEIWKLMSQYAHLYHIGKRKEVVNLFAQKTPGVTMEIEDSGVYEGIDSISRFWNTVFAEKRMMTAGFLAIHMTVNPVIEINRAGTMAKGLWHSHGFCSIGGAKTAQFLCLGKYDMEYVKEDGQWKFFKFNYRLTFMCPYEKGWVDEPVGASIAGNQDNIPDKPTTYHMPYNKHRINVMQPPPPEPYKD, from the coding sequence ATGCCGATGACACTGGCCGAACTGGAAGCGGAAGTAATCAGCCTGAAAAAACAGGTCGCCGGGCTTGCCTGGACTAAAGACTACCTGGAAATCTGGAAATTGATGTCCCAGTACGCCCATCTCTACCACATCGGGAAGAGGAAGGAAGTGGTGAACCTCTTCGCGCAAAAAACGCCCGGCGTGACTATGGAGATTGAAGACAGCGGCGTTTACGAGGGCATCGATAGCATTTCCCGCTTCTGGAACACCGTTTTCGCCGAGAAAAGAATGATGACAGCCGGGTTCCTGGCCATCCACATGACGGTGAATCCCGTCATTGAAATCAACCGCGCCGGCACCATGGCCAAAGGGCTCTGGCACTCCCACGGCTTTTGCTCCATCGGCGGGGCCAAGACGGCGCAGTTCCTCTGCCTGGGCAAGTATGACATGGAGTACGTTAAAGAAGACGGTCAGTGGAAATTCTTTAAGTTCAACTACCGCCTGACCTTCATGTGCCCCTATGAAAAAGGCTGGGTGGACGAACCGGTGGGCGCCAGCATCGCCGGGAATCAGGATAATATCCCGGATAAGCCCACCACCTACCACATGCCGTACAACAAGCACCGCATCAACGTGATGCAGCCACCGCCGCCGGAGCCGTATAAGGATTAA
- a CDS encoding D-2-hydroxyacid dehydrogenase, with protein sequence MRTLNVLVTTPSFDRSIPHADDEVMRRIKAVGPEVSVKDGSALLMAEMNGDGSRKAALDALLAEADVLFGFIPPSDITKRAPRLKWFQATSAGVDRHRDTEIWRSHIIITGVSGIHATPIGEFVLSLMLMFVKDTPSSFRMMQSRRWQRYGTRVLRGRTVGIVGLGHIGREVARLSKAFGMKVIATRRSTKKEGEARHVDLLLPQARLNEMLGESDFVAVCLPLTPETRRIIGEAEFKAMKPSAYIINIGRGDLIDEEALIRALDAGRIAGAGLDVTAAEPLPEDSRLWDFKNVILSPHVSGGMEDYMVRAADLFCDNLRRYLDGKKLRNIVDRKRGY encoded by the coding sequence ATGAGAACACTAAACGTGCTGGTAACAACTCCTTCTTTTGACCGTTCTATTCCCCACGCTGATGACGAGGTTATGCGCCGCATCAAGGCCGTCGGCCCGGAAGTGAGCGTTAAAGACGGCTCGGCGCTGCTGATGGCTGAGATGAACGGGGACGGCTCGCGTAAAGCGGCGCTGGATGCTCTGCTGGCGGAGGCCGACGTTCTTTTCGGGTTCATTCCCCCCAGCGATATCACCAAACGCGCGCCGCGCCTCAAGTGGTTCCAGGCTACCTCCGCCGGCGTGGACCGCCACCGGGACACGGAAATCTGGCGCAGTCATATTATCATCACCGGCGTCAGCGGCATCCACGCCACCCCCATCGGTGAGTTCGTCCTCTCTTTGATGCTTATGTTCGTTAAAGACACACCGAGCAGCTTCCGCATGATGCAGTCGCGCCGGTGGCAAAGATACGGCACCCGCGTGCTGCGCGGCCGGACGGTGGGCATCGTGGGGCTGGGGCATATCGGGCGGGAGGTGGCGCGGCTTTCCAAGGCCTTCGGCATGAAAGTTATCGCCACCCGTCGCTCCACTAAAAAGGAAGGTGAAGCCCGGCACGTTGATTTGCTGCTGCCCCAGGCGCGGCTGAACGAAATGCTCGGGGAGAGTGACTTCGTGGCGGTGTGCCTGCCCCTCACCCCGGAAACGCGCCGCATCATCGGGGAAGCGGAGTTCAAAGCCATGAAGCCCTCGGCTTACATTATCAATATCGGGCGGGGCGACCTTATCGACGAGGAGGCGCTTATCCGCGCCCTGGACGCCGGGAGGATTGCCGGGGCGGGTCTGGACGTTACCGCCGCCGAGCCCCTGCCTGAAGACAGCCGACTCTGGGACTTTAAAAACGTTATCCTGAGTCCCCACGTTTCCGGCGGCATGGAGGACTACATGGTGCGCGCCGCCGACCTTTTCTGTGATAATCTGAGGCGCTACCTGGACGGTAAAAAGCTGCGCAATATCGTTGATCGAAAGAGGGGCTACTAG
- a CDS encoding universal stress protein, with translation MYKKVVVPLDGSQLAEIALPHLEEIAKGCSIAEILLVSVTEKVVGHLAQGQSTSEYAPEKNNTEEPMLLPEYQTGVVYTNMITKRPLVQVTVGKMAKTASDYLCRIAQDLEQKGFTVTAHVLAGHPAEEIVNFVDDEKADIIVMASRGKSGFNRWDMGNIAEKVIRLSKVPVLLVKPASSFKETRGKRHGQAT, from the coding sequence ATGTATAAAAAAGTCGTGGTTCCCCTTGACGGCTCCCAGCTGGCGGAAATCGCCCTGCCCCACCTCGAGGAAATAGCCAAAGGATGCAGCATCGCGGAAATCCTGCTGGTATCCGTTACGGAAAAAGTGGTCGGTCACCTGGCTCAGGGACAGTCCACCAGCGAGTATGCGCCGGAAAAAAATAACACCGAGGAGCCGATGCTGCTGCCCGAATACCAGACCGGCGTCGTCTATACCAACATGATCACCAAACGCCCGTTAGTTCAGGTAACCGTGGGTAAGATGGCCAAGACCGCCTCCGACTATCTCTGCCGGATAGCGCAGGACCTGGAGCAAAAGGGGTTCACCGTAACCGCTCACGTCCTGGCCGGTCATCCCGCCGAGGAGATTGTCAACTTTGTCGATGATGAGAAGGCGGACATCATCGTCATGGCCAGCCGCGGCAAGTCCGGTTTCAACCGCTGGGACATGGGCAACATCGCGGAAAAAGTCATCCGGCTGAGTAAAGTGCCGGTGCTGCTGGTAAAACCGGCGTCCAGCTTTAAAGAGACCCGCGGGAAACGTCACGGCCAGGCCACCTAG
- a CDS encoding type II toxin-antitoxin system HicB family antitoxin has translation MIDLKYSLIIEATADPSFFTFYSPDVDGFTGVGHSIEDCLYKAKWGMEEHVALLKERGLSVPKANPDPNVVIKNTTRLASVS, from the coding sequence ATGATAGATTTAAAATATTCATTGATAATAGAGGCTACGGCCGACCCTTCTTTCTTTACTTTCTATTCGCCGGATGTTGATGGTTTTACCGGCGTCGGCCACTCCATTGAAGACTGTCTTTACAAAGCAAAATGGGGAATGGAAGAGCATGTCGCTCTTTTAAAAGAACGCGGCCTGTCTGTTCCCAAAGCCAACCCTGACCCTAACGTTGTTATTAAAAATACCACGCGTCTCGCATCGGTCTCCTGA